The genomic stretch CGGGGGGCGACTGAGGATCGCACTGTGAAGGACATGTTGAATTTGGGAGGATGGGTTTTCTTAAACTGGTAAAGCTCTGGTGAGTATGAAGGTAGATCAGGGTTCCCTACACAGGTGTGGAGCTGCCTATGCGTTCTGCTACCGGTTATATACACTGGTGTACCTGTAACCGTGATGAATATACATCAGCACTCAACAAATCAGAGAGGCGGAGACGCCCCTAAACGCAAACTGTAGAGATGAGATCACGATGGTTGGATGGTGAAAGCGTTGATGTGTGTAGAATACAGATAATGTTGGTGCCTTTACATGTGCAGGTGAAAAGACAACAGTTACCAAAAATGTTAGCCAAACTTTGCAAGCACTAACTGAGGACAATAGGCAATAGTAGTACCGCATTTTGCTTTCGATTTAAACttcatcttattattattattattattattattattattattattattattattattattattattattattatttgattgatTAGACCTGTAAAGTGCCCAACTCAAAGGAGAGAGGAATGGCGCAAATTGCAACCTTTAGATAGCGCCTTATAAGCAACTCATAAGCAAAACGATTTTTCTTAAAAGCTAACATAACAGGatagattacactgtgtaacaatttttttttttttttttttttttttttttttttgttcctgggtagtaagtgttatttcctaatttcttatgcctcaaaagtatagaacgtggctattattccccacaaactttgcttttgtgaccaggagagtgatatttcaaaatatcactatttccaatgggaaatacaatgtaaatacagtataattgtaaatctcgaaaaactactcacttctaaatcttttgtggtcatctttgtattactttagtgtaaatacatgttaatttggattcatatgttgtttttttctaactttatgtgaacgaaaagacacacatttgcccattttcccattggaaatagtgatattttgaaatatcactgtcctggtcacaaaagcaaagtctgtggggaataatagccattttctatacttttgaggcataagcaattagaaaataacacttactacccaggaacaaaaattgtgttacatagtgttatcaagcgataataataataaaataaataaataaaaaataccaggAATAAGAATCAAACTTCAACTTTTCCCAACTAAATCATCTGGTTTCAGAAAACCATGGGGCTGCCAGGCCTGTATTGAAAGGATATTCAACCAGTTAGAACGCATGTTTAAACATTTCATCccattcaaatataatttcagAAACTAATACAGTAAACTATAGAATGTAATAGTTTGTTTCGTGTTGACTTACATAGGTTTTACAAAACATAAAGCTGTAATCGGTTCCAGAGTAACCATATTACTCTGCGTTAATAATGATGATGTTAAAGATTAttcaatactgtgtgtgtgcgtgtgtgtgtgtgtgtgtgtgtgtgcgtgcgtgtgcgtgtgtcgcAATTATAGGACACAAGAATATGTAGGAAAATGTATGTCCAATGTATGTTGATATATGTGTATACCATACACTTATGCAGTATAAGCAATTTAATAAACACATCCTAGAATGTTCCGTAGAAGCCGGATCTTGTATCCAATCGTTCCAGGTGTGCTGATCAATATTTAATCAAAGGGGTGGGGCATTGAGTCCTTTTTGCAACTAGGGTGGTGGAGCCCCAGCAACAAAGTCTCACGACTTGAGTCTATTATGGGAAGGGCTTTGTGGGAAAAAACATATGAATAATTCATGATGGGAGTGACTGAACATACTTTAAATAACCAGGTGATTTCTGCCACTACGGGACAGTCACACTTTTGTCAGAAACGTTTGAGTTGGTGAGTATTTCTTTGCACTAGCACATAAACTGACACAAAATGGCCTACAATAGAAACTCTGGTGCCAGGACCTTCAGCAGCCGTTCTTACAGTTCTCCGGGCAGCAGAATGAGTGTTTCCCGAGTAAACAGTGCCTGCTTCCCAGGCAACAGGACTGGACCGTCTGGAATCAGTGCTTCGTGGGCTACCCCAGTTTCCTCTGCTGGGATCCTGCTCTCCAACCCCCCCAACACCGAAATAGACCCCCGTTTCCACCAGATTAAAACCCAGGAGAAGGAGGAAATAAAAGGACTGAACAACAAATTCGCAGATTTCATTAACAAGGTAAGTCTACCAAAAagctctgcctgcctgtctatgtATCTACCTACCCATCTATCCATGTGCACGGTAAACGCGGTGACCCCACCAAAAACCAACACCCTTAAATATTTGTACTATAAACGTTGCTACTGCACTTAACGTGTTTATAGAGCCTTTTTAATACAATGTGCATTATATTAAGGGTCACAAAACTGTAGTAATTGCTTTCAACAGTGCTGCTGAATGATGCCAGTCTGTAACTCCCAACACTGGacttattttaaactacattcGACTGCGTTTATTGCAGAAAGGCTAAACAGCTCTTTAGACGTCACAAAGAAAGTGTTGTTCTTTCACTTCTAACTAGCCCTTGTCACGATTACTTCCTTGGCACTGTGATAttgtcaaatacttttttttttgtatggaaaaTGTATTCAGATGCTATGTGTACACCTGCGCTACCTGTCATTTAGTCTAGGATATTTTAGGACACCTATTGTAGCCATTGTTAGTGGTATTTACACAACATTAGAGATAGGTTTACTTGAAAACGCAAACACTGTTTGAACAGTTTAGGGTTATGGGGATTGGCAGCGCACAGCTGGAACAGTAAttgcactgtttgttattttggggAAGAGTCTAATAATAAAAATCAGTCATCCATTGTGTTAAAGCACTTTGAGGAACATCAGCAGATTCGATTCTGTGTTTTGCTCTCTGCATCACAATTATGTGCTTCTGGCTCTGAGGCCACAAATGTGGTCATCGCGTCAGTCATACATTTTGTAAACTGAAGTGGCTAAACAATTGTACTATTAATTATATAGACACGGATTTCTGCATTTTATGGTAGgaagtatattatttttaaacagcttagAGTTTCCCATTTGAGCTCATGTATGAAACCTATCACACGTTAAAACCTGCAAAGTTTGGGTTCTTACATCACCATCTTGTGGAGCGAGGGAGAAGCGCAGGCTTGTGTTATTGTCACGCCTCGTTCATCCTTGTTCTCTCAGCAGGGACCCTTAACTATTGAGTAAATGTTGGCCAGTGGTCAATCTATCTTCTatcacatgtattattattttgttttatttatttttttataaattgttgttttctgtaattTTGGTCTCAGggattacaaaattaaatacatcTGCCATAATACTGTCAGTACAAACCTCTGAGTTTACTATCGTGACAAACTGACTGAGAGACTGACTGCATCTAGTTTATGTATTCTAGTATTCTGTTAGCATAACAAAATATTCAGTCATAAGAGAGACAGTACGGTTGCACACTCTGTGATAGACGTAGGGTTAAACAGGTGTACATGCTAGTCAGACagatatacaaaaataacaaggaTTTGCCTAAAATTTTACTGTCttatcaacaacaaacaaaatcagAGGGCTTGGCCACTTCCATCTTCTCTTAAGGAAATGTATATTTGCTTAATAACATTTCACATGATTATATTGTAGAGATGGAGCTGGCAGAATGTGTTGAGTCTGTGGGATTGTTTACCTTGAATGTCTTAATCAGGTTATTTGATGAAAGATATGCTTTCCTTGTCATGGTTTGGGCTGATGCCTTCATGGCTACCCACGTAGGTAACTTTTGATTCCAACAACAGAAAGGAGAAAGTCTTAATATCCACAGGCATGCATTTTATACTTAGTACAAACATTGTTATAAATTACATTGCTCTGCTGTATCTCGTCAAGAAACAACAGAAGAAAGAAATGttacagtggtaacattttcatgAAATACCTAGGGTTATCAAAAAAGAGGGGAAAAACGCAATACTCCTGCCACACCTAGAATCTGCATGGTTTGTAGTTTTACAGCTCCATCTTGTGGACAGAGAAGTGTATGtctgtcccttataaaagtttgccatagtaaaagcatagcaagggtagtaaagcataggtatgtattgtaaagcacagagaagtgtaaaatgtactgctatttattatttacactTGGAATATTTCATATTACTGTGTGTCTTGTTTGTGTGAATGATACAGGGGTGGCCCCTGTTTGTTGAAGGTGTCAGGGTCTGCCACATTCAATGATTATTTACAGTGCTGGTGTCTGCCCTCCCAAACCAGGATTTCCTCATTCAAAGGGACCCTAGTTTCCAGACAGGTGTGACCTCCTCCTACTCGACAGGTTGGTCACAGTGATTATTAGTGTGGGAGGTTTTGTTTCAAAAACAGTAATTATGCTTTGAGCCCTAAACATATTTCGAAGGTTATTACCTAATTAGTAGGCGTTTTCCTTTAAAACATTAtgagcaaaaatatatataattggggcggggggggggatgCTTCCAGAGCTAAATACACACCAATGATCAACCTTGTCCACTACTGGAATTATTTGAGTAATGGTGATGTAGCCTACCTGTAATGTAGCTTACAAATAGCCCTAGTTTAGGAGACTTACGGCAGAACGCACAGAGCATAATATATATTGCAATTCCACATAAAGAATCAATTGTGTTATCTTATCTCAAACTTATGCTCTGTTTCCCGTTTTAAATAACGTTAAAGCCAAGTTACCAAGCCAAGTTTGAAGTACAGTGCTAGAAATGAAATGCCACCCAATATTAACACCATACATACTGTGAAGTGAAGTACACCTGTCCTTCGCAGAATTCTACAGGGATTTTAAAGACAAACCAAAAACATTACAGATAAGAAAATAAAGTTTGCCCATAACAAAGATGACAAATAGAAAAACAGGTGCAATACACAAGCGGCTCTTCTAGAAACCTATTTTACTCCTAATATTGCCTCTAGAAACCTATTTTACTCCTAATATTGCCCCAATAATTAGCACCCTCCAGGTACTCAATTAACATTCCTGTCTTGTAAGAAATTGTTTATTGCCTAATCTGCCAGAACCATCAATAAACCTATTTTCAAGTCATCTgtgggccaaaaaaaaaagccttgttgACATGTATTCTGTTGCAATAATTGCATCTATTCATTATTATATTTCAAAAGAGGCTGTAACGCAGCGTTAGAAGGACAAAGTCAAAGAGCTGAGGTAAAGAGAGTTGCTGAGTTGCTTTGTTTCCCTCAGGTGCGTCACCTGGAGCAGCAGAACAAGGTTCTGGAGACCAGGCTGAAGATCATGCTAGAGAAGGGCGACTACAAGTCCAACATCGACCAAATCGTGGCCGCGTTTGGCAACAATCTGATGAGCCAGAGAGACAGGCTAAGCAATGACAGGGACAAACTGGAGAAGGAGCTGGCTCGCACTAAGGCACTGGTGGAGGACAACAAAAACAAGTGGGTGCGCTCCGTGGGTCAGAGGGATTAGCTTGTTTAAATGCAGTAGGGTTTACAAACTTGAGTAAAGCAAACCTAGTAAAAGATCGAGTCAGGCCATGGTAAATCATTAATATGTGGGGTAAAACATTAACTGCAGTCAGTATAAGACTAACAAAGGCACAGTGAACTCCCAAATGATCTTGCAAAGACAGCCCTTGaaaatttcaattaaatattatcaGAAGAGGCTTTCCATGGATAACAGATCTTTATCAGCTTGTCCGGTTTTAACGGACACTTTACACCAAtccattaaaatgtttgttgtcTATTAACCAAGGCCTTGTTTATTGCACTAATATCAATCGTTGTAGTTTTACAATTGTTAGAACAGTCACTTGTTTAGAAAGACACTGACGTTTAATACAAGCGTTTGCTTCTTCTTCTCTCTAAGACTACAACAGActtatttcccttttaaatgtACAGGTTTGAGGATGAGATCAACAGGCGCACTCAGTTAGAGAATGAGTTTGTGCTCAGCAAGAGGGTAAGGAGCTTTCCATCCTAGCAATAAGCAAAAACGTTATGGCAATGGTCACTGTATTGTATCCTGTTGCGTTAAATTCCAGTACAGTACAGCCACCTGCTCGTATGGGAACACCACATGCACAAGGGCAATGAGTATCTAGGAAATAAAGTTAATTCATTCAAACTCTGTCATAAACTGTGTAATAAGTAGTTTGTAATAAACAAAGTGTGTCACAAAGGTATAATAtaaatgggaaaagcatgagacCTGCAAAATTAGCTCTATTATGTTATCAGACTAGTGAATCTGAATTTgagcagttttattgttttactgtttcttttgTCCTATCCCAAATTGATGTAGAATCCCAGCGATTGAAAATGTATTGCCTGTGCCTTTCAGGATGTAGATGAGGGCTACCTCCAGAAAGTGGATCTGGAGAATACTGTGGAGAGCCTGATGGATGAGCTGGACTTCTTGAAGCAGCTCTATGATGAGGTGCGGAGCTGGCTGATTGTTTCCTGTTGTTCAAATTCCCTGGTTGTAGTTCATGATATAGTGTTATAGGATTGTAGCTCATGATATAGTGTTATAGGATTGTAGCTCATGATATAGTGTTATAGGATTGTAGCTCATGATATAGTGTTATAGGATTGTAGCTCATGATATAGTGTTATAGGATTGTAGCTCATGATATAGTGTTATAGGATTGTAGCTCATGATATAATGTTATAGGATTGTAGTTCATGATATAGTGTTATAGGATTATAGTTCATGATTTAGTAGTATTATAGGATTGTAGTTCATGATATAGTGCTATAGGATGGCGAACATCTGTGTATGAGGGAATAGCATCAACAGGGCAGGCCCGAGTTTTGTGTGGTCACATGCTTGCTGTCTTTGAAATCTATTGAatactgctttatttttaatgtttgtcaCAAAATCCAACTATATTCTGTTCATAGCAAACCtttatttagtgtactatttttattaaaaagaggGATACATAAAAAAGAGACATATTGAAAACAGTACAATATAGTACCAACTTGGACTTAGAGTGAATTAACTACATTAGTGAATCATTAATTAAAGCatgacatttgaaatgtttaacgTGTTATTCCTCCTGTTTTGGTTTAGGAAATCCGCGAGTTGCAATCTCAGATTAACAACACAGCAGTTACCGTGGAGATGGACAACAACCGTGGTCTGGATATGAAGCAAATCGTGGAGGAGGTGAAGATGCAGTATGAGGGGATTGCAGCGCGAGGCCGAGATGAAGCTGAGCAGTGGTACAAAAACAAGGTCAGCAACGTAATGTCATGTagaacaaaatatattcaaaataataacctTATGATGTAGTAGTTTTTAGATAATTTCCATTTTTACGAGAATTATTAGCTTAACGTGATAGTTATCCTGTGAAAAtggaaatattattatattatgtgctgattttttatttatttatttttttgctctacATGGCAGCTATATACTTGGAACGTTCTCACATACTATTCATCTGAAGTCTGTTTCACAGATTTTGGTCATTTGATAAACTGGCATTTCCTCCATTGTCTCTAGGTGGATGACATGGCGGCCGAGGCTGGGAAGTACAACCAGGACTTGAAGGAAGTGAAGAACGAGATTGCAGAAATGATTCGTCTCATCCAGAGACTCAACTCTGAGGCTGAGGGCTTAAAGAATCGAGTGAGTGTGAAAGAGTTTGCTACACCCACACCTTGAAAATACCCCTAACACCACTTTAAACCCGCTTGCCTGGAAAAGAGAACTGGAAAGCACTGCTTGTTCCTGGGAAACCACTTTACACAGAGCACCTTGTTAATAGTAACTGTCAGTCGCTGTCAAGCAGTTTCTGTCATACACTacactgtagttttttttcaaaaagtcttCTATGCACTTTGCTTTAGCAGACAGGCTGTATTGaccgtctgtttttttttgttcccgcAAGGTAGTTTTAGCAGTCGGAGCCATAGGAGCCTAACCAATGGGGCAGAAGGGGCACGTGCCCCCCACTTTGAATGTGGAGAGGTTAAACTATGTTTTGCTCCttgttcattatttatgtattgtacCTTGTTGTATTTGGCAttggtttgctttaaaatattttaaatataaaaatggaaacgtattcagaggatgggccacatttataaacagtCACAATAAATTCCCCCTACACAAACATATTGGTTTGATCCAATTTCTGCACCATGGCTAACATTAGGTAACAGTCAGAAAAAACGTTGTTAAGTGAATGTGAACATGGCAGGCAGTCAGAGAGACGATGGCACGAAATATTAATACTTTAATATaagcatatattttttatttattactcgcAAACATATCTGAAGGAAGAGAGAGTAGaaaccattattaaaagaaaaaatgtaaggAACAGAGAATATCAGACCGTTATTAAAAAATGATGTTGggttttagaattaaaaatgagGGTAATGTTGCCGGAGGGCCATAAACAAGTTTAAGTTCAACTCCAACcaacatcttttatttttaacttggattaagcagtagtaataatattaaaaagtggcacttcaaaatcacacaagccTGATTTTACTTCAGTGAAAGTGTAGGCTTcaacaattgtttttttcattaaaaacatgtaaattagtagttctttgctgatattaatgttcagctttcatatcgaAGCGTGTGTATTTACTAATAATTTAAACTCACGttagtttaataataaacatgtagGTATGTTATGTCCCTGAATGACTAAAATATGACAAAATAAATGCTGAATGATAAAAAGGGTTGACTGAATATTTACCAGTGTAGCTCATGATATATTGAACTCTTAGATTTCAGTATATCATCGACTCCATTGGTCTGGGGCAGGTACATTTCACATACTTGACGCATCCATtttgatctatttatttattttggtgcctaaGGTGGGAGTGCTGTCAGTGTGACCAAATACAACTGTACTCTTAACATATGAGCAGTGTATTGGTTGATCTGCACTGCCTGTAATATTGTCATGAATCAGCTTTGTGAGGGCTGGCATTTAGTGTTTTAACCAATTAGCACTAAACATAGCAATGTGGGGGGTgggtgcttattgtttcaacctatcagcacCAAGAATTGCCCTCTACAGCAAGCATTTACTTTCCGAAAGTCTCGTAGCAGCTGGTTTCGCTGTGCTAGCTGAACAGCAATGTTTGATGACAAAACGTAGAAAACGTTCTCtagcatccagcactacatttaaaacaaagctgaGCAAGggatattttaactgttaacatacatATGCCAATATATCTATGAATAAACAAGCCATATGGTAACATTGTGtatatgttattgtttgtttgtttagcccTTAATAAGCTGTGTGTTGGAATTACAGGTATAGCATTGTGCAGCTATGCCACAGGAACTggttctgccatttggtgctaTTTGTGTTTGTACTTTATAAATGCTCATGTagtaaatattctatattttatgctgaaacacctgtccagttttgtgggtttactattacaaaaacattaacttGAAAAAGATTGCCCAGTAAAAATGAGGTTTACCAGAGCTTAGCAAAAGAAAATGTCACCTCACTGCGCTCGGCAGTTCTTTACCCTTGTCCACTCACTATTAAACAAAGTTAGGTGCCCCTGGTTGGAATACAAGccaactgcaattttttttttttttaccaaatgcaatggcaatatacagtttaaacaatACAGTACCTTCAGAGTTGACATTTTCACCATGGCCTTTTAAAGAGATAGTAACCAACCAccttttttaatatgtaaaaaacgCTTTTAAAACCAGATGGAGCAGGACACCTTTAACAAGTGTGTCATAGTTAGACCTGTTAAGAGTGTTTAAagggtttttaaaacaaaagcataaacTAAACCTCTTTACACAAAAAAGGGTTTATGAATACCAAACCTTAAAAACAGCCTTTCAATTTTACCTCTCCTTCCCCCAAGTATTTTGAGGTGGTAATGAAACAAGAATGTTAATTTATTCCTCAACAGCAATTACAGTACTACAGGCAGTGTTTTTCTTCCTCCCCATGGTGGCCTTAAACCCTGGAAACATATAAAGTATTTCTCAACAAatctgtttgtgtctgtctgccaGCGAGCCAATCTTGAGATGGCCATTGGAGAGGCGGAGGAACGGGGACAGC from Polyodon spathula isolate WHYD16114869_AA chromosome 11, ASM1765450v1, whole genome shotgun sequence encodes the following:
- the LOC121322816 gene encoding keratin, type II cytoskeletal 8-like, with the translated sequence MAYNRNSGARTFSSRSYSSPGSRMSVSRVNSACFPGNRTGPSGISASWATPVSSAGILLSNPPNTEIDPRFHQIKTQEKEEIKGLNNKFADFINKVRHLEQQNKVLETRLKIMLEKGDYKSNIDQIVAAFGNNLMSQRDRLSNDRDKLEKELARTKALVEDNKNKFEDEINRRTQLENEFVLSKRDVDEGYLQKVDLENTVESLMDELDFLKQLYDEEIRELQSQINNTAVTVEMDNNRGLDMKQIVEEVKMQYEGIAARGRDEAEQWYKNKVDDMAAEAGKYNQDLKEVKNEIAEMIRLIQRLNSEAEGLKNRRANLEMAIGEAEERGQLAVSDAKNRVSELEAALKSAKQAMAKQVREYQDLMNLKLALDIEIATYRKLLEGEESRLETHQQGGPHQDSQLSAIDQLDF